From a single bacterium genomic region:
- a CDS encoding PAS domain-containing sensor histidine kinase yields the protein MTDLHALLVNEAPFAIVAFSIEGTILFWNKTAENLFGFTPEESTGQSVHSLIVPPSHREESQKAIEVALQQGRLLYECIRRNKAGAEFPVEVHLIPQMHDQKIIVLSTVRILPEQNHQEVFRRRSLQETTEFLANMSHEFRTPLNCIIGFTELLLDDKPGSLNTKQKEYLEDVLVSGKQLLNLLNAVLDLAKIDAGKVPIAPEEFEVKTAIQQVLSIFAPVAARNNVEIISNVAKECGPVRLDLLKFKQVIHNLLSHAIKTADPGSQIEILMRKSADKNLEMVLTLEGLQKGGLEAGGLDLLITKKILELQQGSLSVENASGFTVKWPTRWPVSS from the coding sequence ATGACAGATCTTCATGCGTTGCTCGTCAATGAAGCGCCCTTTGCAATTGTGGCGTTTTCGATAGAAGGCACAATTCTATTCTGGAACAAAACAGCAGAAAATCTTTTCGGTTTCACCCCCGAAGAATCCACAGGTCAATCCGTGCACTCTTTGATTGTCCCACCCTCTCACCGGGAAGAAAGTCAAAAGGCCATCGAGGTTGCACTTCAACAGGGGAGGCTTCTCTACGAATGTATCAGACGAAATAAAGCAGGAGCAGAATTCCCTGTTGAGGTTCATCTGATCCCTCAGATGCACGACCAGAAGATCATAGTGCTGAGCACGGTTCGAATTCTCCCGGAGCAAAATCACCAGGAGGTTTTTCGCAGAAGAAGCCTTCAGGAAACCACTGAATTCCTGGCAAATATGTCCCATGAATTTCGCACACCTTTAAACTGCATTATCGGATTTACGGAATTGCTGCTTGACGACAAGCCCGGCTCCCTCAATACGAAGCAAAAGGAGTATTTGGAGGACGTTTTGGTCAGTGGGAAACAACTCCTGAATCTCCTCAACGCGGTGTTAGATCTCGCAAAAATTGATGCGGGAAAGGTTCCGATTGCGCCTGAAGAATTTGAGGTAAAGACTGCGATTCAGCAAGTCCTGTCGATTTTTGCGCCGGTTGCAGCCAGGAATAATGTAGAGATCATTTCCAACGTGGCGAAAGAATGTGGCCCAGTTAGGCTGGATCTGCTCAAATTCAAACAGGTGATTCATAACTTGCTTTCGCATGCAATCAAAACAGCAGATCCGGGCAGCCAAATTGAAATACTGATGAGAAAATCCGCTGATAAGAATCTGGAAATGGTGCTTACATTAGAGGGATTACAGAAAGGCGGTCTTGAAGCAGGAGGACTGGACCTGCTCATAACAAAGAAAATTCTTGAATTGCAGCAGGGTTCGCTTAGCGTTGAAAACGCATCCGGTTTTACAGTAAAGTGGCCGACCCGGTGGCCGGTGAGCTCATGA
- a CDS encoding protein kinase — translation MEGSSIPVLESSKNFGSGFESKLQVLIAESTAQDSSLVLQSLSELKECLFTICNEQENLLKMAADVHPDLLLISYDLIKSDSMKILNDLRHLDQQAHIIVHLPPRLEETMNALMMSGATECVFTNSDELQGVASSVKKALIAISEKEYFRSSASVDVSAEEIPEIVFSLDLEGRCVYVNSAITPLLGHEKEDLINFSFSDFIANAVHREKFESFVKQASEKVSFNAVLTLRTSLGIEEDFQVSMTLMEGEILCGTAGKIGLGIVAKDWKFEKSVESSMVEKEEEYDEETDSDSDILPSRLGPYRVLSLLGEGSMGRVFKGFDEHLERYVAIKMINRSMAAEMEHLERFKREARLLASISHPNIALIYYFDVCNNLPFFCMEYLPEGSLDLLLKQKKVLDPETSILFMQQVAVGLKKAQEKGIVHLDIKPSNLMVAEKNRIKIVDFGLASTYCELQENSDTIVGTPAYLAPEQLHDRAIDHRCDIYSLGITFFELVYGCLPFTGQTVKEVFAKKLNEEIPGPEMLNAAVPMSLYNLIRKMVERDPDRRIQHYSELIDQLEETKRSLSRSSTVIPFSKQKAVRMRGNLYDTSFAEVLGEIWKSQLTGRLTLNWLDLSKVIHFKSGTITAVLSNQEGERFIDLLISEKQIKPNAAWKIHTARSDLFTKFSSAMELVGQENHENLNVEFECLAWKILESLFSWVAGDFIVEEGEFPEQPNIQIAASDVIAQGVRHHTDFGVISRKVLQGKIKIVMSRQCTSRLRLVRLSASERFLLMKTDGGITFSDLHSLSNLPRELFCRLIYLFLALDLAQIEQYEEAASPINEPKVETAKATPPPNQRPSQPPQQSVHQPQQQPAQPVKEQKKQDSDPGVKSPLALADQMCRQAAEEYGKGNFWAAVQHCKKALEYKQDFRIHHLMGKALAKHQGFKYDAMKALKAALDLNPTNLAILKDMADLYLISDNIALAEFHYKKILALNPRDRHSGKKLQEIAHRNDPLKVVGRKLGKLFGGKKK, via the coding sequence ATGGAAGGAAGTTCTATCCCTGTCTTAGAATCGTCGAAGAATTTCGGCTCCGGTTTCGAGTCAAAACTGCAGGTTTTGATTGCGGAAAGCACTGCTCAAGATTCATCACTCGTTCTTCAATCCTTATCAGAATTGAAAGAATGCCTTTTCACCATTTGTAATGAGCAGGAAAACCTTTTGAAAATGGCGGCCGATGTTCATCCCGACCTACTTCTGATAAGTTATGACCTCATAAAATCAGATAGCATGAAAATCTTAAATGATTTGCGACATCTCGATCAGCAGGCTCACATCATCGTGCATCTTCCGCCTAGACTGGAAGAAACCATGAACGCCTTAATGATGTCGGGCGCGACGGAGTGCGTGTTTACAAATTCGGATGAACTCCAGGGAGTCGCCAGCTCGGTAAAGAAGGCTCTCATTGCAATCTCCGAAAAAGAATATTTTCGCAGTTCCGCGTCTGTGGATGTCTCTGCTGAAGAAATTCCCGAGATCGTATTTTCGCTGGATCTTGAGGGCAGATGCGTGTATGTGAATTCGGCGATCACTCCTCTACTGGGACATGAAAAGGAAGATCTCATCAATTTCAGTTTTTCTGACTTTATAGCAAACGCAGTGCATCGCGAAAAATTTGAAAGTTTTGTGAAACAAGCTTCCGAAAAGGTTTCCTTTAACGCTGTATTGACGCTTCGAACCAGCCTTGGAATCGAAGAAGACTTTCAGGTCTCCATGACGTTGATGGAAGGGGAGATTCTCTGTGGCACGGCGGGCAAAATCGGACTGGGTATCGTTGCAAAAGACTGGAAGTTTGAAAAATCAGTCGAGAGCAGCATGGTGGAAAAGGAGGAGGAATATGACGAAGAAACAGATTCCGATTCAGATATCCTTCCTTCCCGGCTCGGTCCATATCGCGTCCTTTCTCTACTTGGTGAAGGATCCATGGGGCGTGTCTTCAAGGGCTTTGACGAGCACCTGGAGCGCTATGTTGCGATCAAAATGATTAATCGATCGATGGCTGCAGAAATGGAGCACCTCGAAAGATTCAAAAGAGAAGCTCGTCTACTGGCAAGCATCAGTCATCCGAACATTGCTCTGATTTATTACTTTGATGTTTGCAACAATCTTCCCTTCTTTTGCATGGAATATTTGCCGGAAGGATCGCTCGATCTACTGCTAAAACAGAAAAAAGTTCTGGATCCGGAAACTAGCATCCTCTTTATGCAACAGGTGGCGGTGGGTTTAAAGAAGGCGCAGGAAAAAGGAATTGTACATCTGGATATCAAACCTTCCAACCTTATGGTGGCCGAAAAGAACAGGATCAAAATCGTGGATTTCGGGTTGGCATCAACCTATTGTGAGCTGCAGGAAAACTCCGATACGATCGTCGGCACACCGGCTTACCTTGCACCGGAACAGCTACACGACCGGGCCATCGATCATCGTTGCGACATCTATTCACTCGGGATTACGTTCTTTGAGCTGGTTTACGGGTGTTTGCCTTTCACTGGACAAACGGTCAAAGAGGTGTTTGCCAAAAAACTGAATGAGGAGATTCCGGGACCGGAAATGTTAAATGCTGCGGTTCCCATGAGTCTTTACAACCTGATCCGCAAGATGGTGGAAAGGGATCCAGACCGGCGGATCCAGCATTACTCCGAACTGATCGATCAACTGGAAGAGACGAAACGAAGCCTATCCCGATCGAGCACCGTCATTCCTTTTTCAAAACAGAAAGCAGTGCGAATGAGAGGAAACCTTTACGACACTTCCTTTGCAGAAGTTCTGGGAGAAATCTGGAAATCACAATTAACCGGTAGACTCACACTGAACTGGCTCGATTTAAGCAAAGTAATTCACTTTAAGTCAGGCACAATTACCGCCGTCCTGTCGAATCAGGAAGGAGAACGTTTCATCGATCTATTAATATCCGAAAAGCAAATAAAGCCGAATGCTGCATGGAAGATTCATACGGCGCGATCGGATTTGTTTACAAAGTTTTCGTCCGCAATGGAATTGGTGGGACAGGAGAATCACGAAAATCTGAATGTGGAGTTCGAGTGTCTGGCTTGGAAAATCCTGGAATCCCTTTTCTCCTGGGTCGCTGGCGATTTTATCGTGGAGGAAGGTGAATTTCCCGAGCAACCGAATATTCAAATTGCTGCTAGCGACGTAATCGCTCAGGGCGTTCGGCATCACACGGATTTCGGAGTCATTTCAAGGAAGGTTCTCCAGGGAAAGATCAAGATCGTCATGTCCAGGCAGTGCACGAGCAGACTGAGACTGGTCCGCTTGAGCGCCTCCGAGCGTTTTCTTTTAATGAAGACGGATGGGGGAATTACCTTTTCGGATTTGCACTCGCTGTCGAATCTACCGCGTGAGTTGTTCTGCAGGTTGATCTATCTCTTCCTGGCTCTGGATCTGGCTCAAATAGAACAATACGAGGAAGCTGCTTCACCAATCAACGAACCCAAGGTCGAAACAGCAAAGGCAACACCACCTCCTAATCAGCGCCCATCCCAGCCACCGCAACAATCTGTGCATCAACCCCAACAACAACCGGCGCAACCGGTAAAGGAACAGAAGAAACAAGATTCGGACCCCGGGGTAAAATCACCGCTGGCGCTCGCGGATCAAATGTGCAGGCAGGCCGCGGAAGAGTACGGTAAAGGAAACTTCTGGGCCGCTGTCCAGCATTGCAAAAAGGCACTCGAATATAAACAGGATTTCAGAATTCACCATCTCATGGGGAAAGCTCTAGCTAAGCACCAGGGGTTTAAGTATGACGCGATGAAAGCTCTGAAAGCCGCCCTAGATCTAAATCCAACCAACCTGGCGATCTTAAAAGATATGGCAGATTTATACCTGATATCGGACAACATAGCGTTGGCAGAATTCCACTATAAGAAGATTCTAGCTCTGAATCCTAGGGACAGGCATTCAGGAAAGAAATTACAGGAAATTGCACATCGAAATGATCCGTTAAAGGTTGTAGGACGCAAGCTAGGCAAGCTATTTGGAGGAAAAAAGAAATAA